A region from the Negativicoccus succinicivorans genome encodes:
- a CDS encoding NAD(P)H-dependent flavin oxidoreductase, producing the protein MKTKLTELLGIRYPIIQGAMAWISESTLVSAVANAGATGVIATGGQSSAWIHEQIRKTKELTDHPFGVNLMLQAPNKDEVLEIICEEKVAFATIGAGNPVPYFEPLHRAGVKAIPVVPSVKLAKRVQEKGADALVIEGFEAGGHDGMQTTMALMTNVIPEIDIPIIVAGSIVDGRGMAAALLMGADGVQMGSRFLLAEECQVHQNSKDAIIAATDTDSVITGFTRNNNVRGLRSAFTDEYLRLEREGAADDVLTALSRGTNRLAAVDGDTVNGVVQVGQGLNRLTKIQPAKEIVDEIIHEMTERLQNAPQLLK; encoded by the coding sequence ATGAAAACGAAACTGACCGAACTGCTCGGTATTCGATACCCGATAATTCAGGGTGCCATGGCCTGGATCTCCGAATCGACTCTGGTAAGCGCTGTTGCGAATGCCGGCGCCACCGGCGTGATTGCGACCGGCGGCCAGTCGTCAGCATGGATTCACGAACAGATTCGTAAAACGAAGGAATTAACCGATCATCCGTTTGGCGTGAATTTGATGTTGCAGGCGCCGAATAAAGATGAAGTGCTCGAAATTATTTGCGAAGAAAAAGTTGCTTTCGCGACCATCGGCGCGGGCAATCCGGTGCCTTACTTCGAACCGTTGCATCGTGCCGGCGTTAAAGCGATTCCGGTCGTGCCGAGCGTCAAACTCGCTAAACGCGTGCAGGAAAAAGGCGCTGACGCGCTGGTCATCGAAGGCTTTGAAGCAGGCGGTCACGACGGCATGCAAACGACGATGGCGCTCATGACAAATGTCATTCCGGAAATCGATATTCCGATCATCGTTGCCGGCTCCATTGTTGACGGTCGCGGTATGGCGGCGGCTCTCCTGATGGGCGCCGACGGCGTGCAGATGGGCTCGCGCTTCCTCTTAGCCGAAGAGTGCCAAGTCCATCAAAATTCGAAGGACGCCATCATCGCCGCCACCGACACGGATTCCGTCATCACCGGTTTTACGCGCAACAACAACGTCCGCGGTTTGCGTAGCGCATTCACGGACGAATACTTGCGTCTCGAGCGTGAAGGCGCCGCCGATGACGTTCTCACCGCTCTTTCACGCGGCACGAATCGCCTCGCCGCGGTCGACGGCGACACGGTAAACGGCGTTGTGCAAGTCGGCCAGGGCTTGAACCGTTTGACCAAGATCCAACCGGCGAAAGAAATCGTGGATGAAATTATTCACGAAATGACGGAACGTTTGCAGAACGCCCCGCAATTACTGAAATAA
- a CDS encoding gamma carbonic anhydrase family protein, producing the protein MYTYDGDSFHGVSPALHENVYVAEGAKIIGDVRADEWSSFWYNAVARGDVDYISVGKFSNVQDLVCLHVAKGYPCIIGDYVTIGHSAVVHGATVEDHVLIGMGAKVLTGAHVGRGSIIAAGALVLENQQIPPNSLVVGVPGRVVRTHDQWDNIHSQAIKYKDEWTVQYNLYPDAPGETYHGETII; encoded by the coding sequence ATGTACACCTATGATGGAGATTCGTTCCATGGCGTTTCACCCGCCTTGCATGAAAACGTCTATGTCGCGGAAGGCGCTAAAATTATCGGTGATGTTCGTGCCGATGAATGGAGCAGTTTCTGGTACAATGCGGTAGCTCGCGGCGATGTCGATTACATTTCCGTCGGCAAATTTTCCAATGTGCAGGATCTCGTCTGCCTGCATGTGGCGAAAGGCTATCCCTGCATCATCGGCGATTATGTCACTATCGGCCACAGCGCGGTCGTTCACGGCGCCACGGTCGAAGATCATGTGTTGATCGGTATGGGCGCTAAAGTTTTAACCGGCGCGCATGTCGGCCGCGGTTCAATTATCGCCGCCGGCGCGCTGGTCCTGGAAAACCAACAGATTCCGCCGAATTCACTCGTCGTCGGTGTGCCGGGACGCGTGGTGCGCACGCATGACCAATGGGATAATATTCACAGTCAGGCGATTAAGTACAAAGATGAGTGGACGGTCCAATACAATTTGTATCCGGATGCGCCGGGTGAAACATATCACGGCGAAACGATCATTTGA
- the rpsI gene encoding 30S ribosomal protein S9: MAVAQYYGTGRRKKSVARVRLVPGQGRIIINNREMSDYFGLKTLELIVKQPLELTNTTDQYDVLVNVNGGGATGQAGAIRHGISRALLEVDADFRKALKKEGFLTRDPRMKERKKYGLKKARKASQFSKR; this comes from the coding sequence ATGGCAGTAGCACAATACTACGGCACAGGTCGTAGAAAGAAATCCGTTGCCCGCGTTCGTCTTGTTCCGGGCCAAGGCCGAATCATAATCAACAATCGTGAGATGTCTGATTACTTTGGTTTGAAAACACTCGAGCTGATCGTTAAACAACCGCTCGAACTGACCAACACCACCGACCAGTATGATGTTTTGGTAAATGTCAATGGCGGCGGCGCGACCGGTCAAGCCGGTGCGATTCGTCACGGTATCAGCCGCGCGCTCTTGGAAGTCGATGCTGATTTCCGTAAAGCGCTCAAAAAAGAAGGTTTCCTGACTCGTGACCCGCGCATGAAAGAACGTAAAAAATACGGTCTTAAGAAAGCGCGTAAGGCAAGCCAGTTCTCGAAACGTTAA
- the rplM gene encoding 50S ribosomal protein L13 yields the protein MKTTFMANPSNIERKWYIVDAEGKTLGRLAAEVAKVLRGKHKPTYTPHQDTGDFVIVINAAKVVVTGKKLEQKKYFRHSGYPGGGRFIHLNWLLERRPEQVIEMAVRGMLPKNSLGENMYRKLKVYAGAEHPHAAQQPEVLELNIR from the coding sequence ATGAAAACTACGTTTATGGCCAATCCGAGCAACATTGAGCGGAAATGGTACATCGTTGACGCGGAAGGCAAAACGCTCGGCCGTTTAGCTGCCGAAGTCGCGAAAGTCCTGCGGGGCAAACATAAGCCGACTTACACACCGCATCAAGATACGGGCGATTTTGTGATCGTCATTAACGCGGCGAAAGTCGTTGTTACGGGTAAAAAATTAGAACAGAAAAAATATTTCCGTCATTCCGGTTATCCGGGCGGCGGCCGTTTCATTCATCTGAACTGGCTCTTGGAACGTCGGCCGGAACAGGTTATTGAAATGGCGGTTCGCGGCATGTTGCCGAAGAACTCGCTGGGCGAAAATATGTATCGTAAATTGAAAGTATACGCCGGTGCGGAACATCCGCATGCTGCACAGCAACCGGAAGTACTTGAGTTGAATATTCGTTAA
- the rpsD gene encoding 30S ribosomal protein S4 encodes MATNRNARFKASRRFDLNIYGHPKALKRQSKERRPRKISEYGTQLLEKQKVKAIYNLLERQFYRYYVKARKMEGIVGENLLFLLESRLDNLVYRIGFARSIRQARQMVNHGLILVDGKRVDIPSYSVTPGQVISLKEDQRANEMFKASFQEVRSFELPYIEKNFDKWEATYTRLPLREELPFANDINETLIVELYNK; translated from the coding sequence ATGGCAACAAATCGGAACGCACGTTTTAAGGCGAGCCGACGGTTTGACCTCAACATCTACGGTCATCCGAAAGCGTTAAAACGGCAGTCCAAAGAGCGTCGCCCGCGTAAAATCTCGGAATACGGCACCCAGCTCTTGGAAAAACAAAAAGTTAAAGCTATCTACAATTTATTGGAACGTCAGTTCTATCGTTACTACGTCAAAGCGCGTAAAATGGAAGGCATCGTTGGTGAAAACCTTCTGTTCCTCCTCGAAAGCCGCCTGGACAACCTCGTCTATCGTATCGGCTTCGCGCGTTCGATCCGTCAGGCTCGCCAGATGGTGAACCACGGTTTGATCCTCGTTGACGGCAAACGCGTTGACATCCCGTCGTACAGTGTAACCCCGGGTCAGGTCATCTCGTTGAAAGAAGATCAACGTGCCAATGAAATGTTCAAGGCCAGCTTCCAGGAAGTTCGTTCCTTCGAGCTGCCCTATATTGAAAAGAACTTCGACAAATGGGAAGCCACTTACACCCGTCTCCCGCTGCGTGAAGAATTGCCGTTCGCGAACGACATTAACGAAACGCTTATCGTCGAGTTGTACAACAAGTAA